The Planctellipticum variicoloris DNA window GAAGAAAACCTTGCCGAAGCTGCGCGTGCAGATCGCTTCGGCGAACTCACCCTGCGACTCGGTGTACCAGGTGTTCGGGACGTGGATCAGGCTGGCGGCCTGCTCCTGAATGGCCCGGACCACCCGCGGCGGACAGTGCCCGAGAATGTTGCAGCCCCAGCCCGGAAACAGATCCAGGTAACGCCGGCCTTCCGCGTCCCATACGCTCGTCCCCTCGCCGCGGACGATGCAGACGGGATACCGGCGATAGTTCGGGATCACGTACTTGTTGAACAGCTCGATCGTTTCCTGGCTGCTGCGTGAACTGACGGCGGACATGGCGATTCGCTCCGGCGGGTGCGGTCAGACAACAAACGACTGCGGAGAGAGAGCATTGCCGTGAGGCGGTTCGGGTCCGCCTTTCGACTAACGCACAATTTCCGTGCCGATCCCCTGGTTCGAGTAGATTTCCAGCAGCACGGAGTGCGGAATCCGCGCATCGATAATGTGCACCTTGCCCACCCCCGCTTCCAGGGCTTCCAGGGCGGCTTCGACCTTGGGCACCATTCCTGCGTCGATAATGCCGTCGCGAATCAGCTCGCGGCAACGGGCGGCATTCAGATGTGACTGCAGCGTCGAAGGATCTTTGCGATCCAGGAAAATCCCGGGAACATCGCTCAGAAACACGAGTTTCTCCGCCTGGATCATGCGGGCGACTGCCGCCGCCGCCGTGTCCGCGTTGACGTTCAGCTTGCCTCCCTGCTCGTCGAGGGCGACGGATGGGAGGACGGGGATCCGGCCTTCCCGGCACGTCATCAGCAGCAGGTCCCGATCGATATCGGTCACTTCGCCCACCCGTCCCAGATCCAGCGGCGCACCGTCGGACCCGGGGAGCATCAGTTTCCGGCCCTTGAGGCAGTTGAGAGTGTCGAAGTGCAGGCCGACCGCATCTCCTCCCTGTCGGATGATTTCGTCGACCAGCGACTGGCAGATGTCTCCCGCCAGAACCTTCGCGACGATTTCCAGCGTGGCGTCGTCGGTGTACCGCCGGCCCTGCACGAAGCGGGGCTCAATGCCGGCGCCGGCCATCGCGGCGTTGATCGCCTTGCCGCCGCCGTGGACCAGGATCGGCCGCATGCCGACCGCTTCCATAAAGATGACGTCAGTGAGGAAGGCGCGGACCGCCTCCTGCTCCTCCATGACGCTCCCTCCCAGTTTGATGACTACGTGCCGACCGCGAAACCGCCGGATCCAGTTGAGGGCTTCCAGCAGGACATCGGCCTTGCGAACGGCGTCGTTATCGAAGTGGGGGAGCGGGCTCACCGCAAAGTCTCTCCAGAAAAGGGGAAACGACTATTGTAGATCGAGGAGGATACGAGCGTCAATTCGGCCGGAACATGTTTCGCCGAAACGAGTTGCTGTCGACGTTGTACGATTGTGGTGGGATCGGGGGAGTGGAAGTGGCGGATTCGCGACGGCGAGCTTCAGCCGTTCCTGCAGCACGTTTCCCTCCCAGTCGCTCCGGACTTACAGTCGGACGAATGGAATGAGCCGGTCTGAGTCGCCATGTTTCTGCAACTGAGGGCAGGACTCGGAAGTTGGGCTCCGATTCCAATTGTCTGCAGGCCGCTGGCATCGCGGTCGAAAACCGGAGCAAGACGCCCGCGCGACTGGCGAAAAACTTGTCGGTCAGTTCCGACTGATCGCCGACTCAAAAGAGAAAAGGTGCCGCATTCGCTAAGGAACGCGCCACCTCGTGGGAATCGGATTGTGTCAAACCCCGGGGCGATTCCCGGTTGCGTGTGACTTGTCTGGGGGAGTTGGCATGACTCCCCCAGACTCAGCCTCACGTTCCCGGTCCTGCCACTTTTCCGACAGACCAGGCTGTCGGCTCAGGGCCGGGGTTCTCCTGCCGATGTCAAATTGTCCGTTCGTTGCGATTCCACCGCGAGGCAGCCCCGTGGCTTTCGAAGGCTTCCGGAGACCCGCCGGTTGCGGCCGGCGGTCCCCGGAGCGTTCACATCAGTTGCGGGTCAGACCCCGTCGTTGAAATCAGTTGCAGCAGGCGGCAGCCGGAGCGGCACAGGTCGGAGCAGCAGCCGGAGCACAGCAGGTCGGCGCGGCGGCCGGAGCACAGCAGGTCGGCGCGGCCGGGGCGCAGCAGCTCGTCTTGTGGCAGCAGCCGAGCTTCGGCAGCTTGATCTTGCAGCAGGCGCTCTTGAACCCGCAGCAGGCCTTCTTCACGCGTTCGCCGCAGCAGCGAACCTTCTTAGGCTTGCAGCAGTGCGTCGTCGGAGCGCAGCAGGACGGAGCGACCGGAGCACAGCAGCTCGGGGCAGCGGCGGGAGCACAGGCCGGGGCCGCAGCGACCGGAGCGCAGCAGCTCGGGGCGGCAGCGGCGGGAGCGCAGCAGCTCGGCGCGGGAGCGCAGCAGCCGCCATGACGGTGGAACAGGCCGGCGTCGGCGCTGTTGATGCTGGCGAAACAAACCAGCGCGGCGGTAATCCATGCAAACTTCATCTCAAAATCTCCTACACAGCAAAGCCGAGGGAACGTGAGGCCTCTCCCGTAATCTTCACGCCGAACACCTTGTTCGGGTGACTGGGAGAGTCCAACCCAGACACGAGTTTCGCAAGACACTAATATTTTCGGCTTAGGCAGGGAGAAACGTCCGGGAAAGGGGCGTAATTTGCGGGATTCAGGTTGAGGGGTTGCGACCGAGAGGGTTGTTGCGAATGCATCGGCATCGTGTCGGCTGGATGACACCCGTCGCGAAATCTGGTCATTTCTGCTCAAGTCGTGGACCCCGTTGGCGTGGGTCGGCAGCATCCGACAACCGCACCCGGACGTGAGCTGGACGATTGGGGTGTTTCTGCGGTCCCGCAACTGGGGTTCGCAGAGTCCGTCCGGGAATTCGGCGCGTTCCCCCGGCTGCGGAATGGGGCGTGCATGGCTGTGTCTGCGGGCCGGCCTGCCGGACTGGCCCGGCGCAGCGCGGCGGGCGATCCTCGAAATGGGGAGCGTCTTGCGGTCCGCAGTCACTGCGTCGTCTCCGAACACGGGGCGACACCGCCCTGCGACTCACTCTATGCTGTGAGCAGCCCGTTCGGACCGGCAGGGCCGCGGCTGGCCGTGGGAGTTCCGACGTTCATGGAAGCCATTGTGACGAAGCGTACTGTACTGGCCGATCGAGTGGCCGCACTTCACAAGTTGCTCAGCGTCGCTCTGGATCTGGCGGCGGTGCAGGATCTGGACCGGATCTTGGAACTGGTGACCAATGGCGTGTGCGACGCCGTCGACTGTGAGCGAGCGAGCCTGTTTCTCTATGACGACGAACGGATCGAGCTGTTTACCCGGATCACGACCGAGCTGGAGATTGCGGAGATCCGTCACAGCGCGGATCAGGGAATCGCCGGCTGGGTGGCCCGTCACGGGCAGTTGACCAATGTGCCGCATCCTCCGAGCGATCCGCGCTGGAACGCCGGCTTCGACCGTCAGACCGGATTCACGACGCGCAATATCCTTGCCGTTCCGATCATGTCCGACGTCGACAGCCGACTGCTGGGGGTGCTGCAGCTTCTCAACAAAGCAGGCGACGGCTTCGACAGCTTCGACGAGCAGTTGATTCAGGTGTTCGCCGGTCACGCCGCAACGGCCCTCGAACGTCGTCGTCTGCTCGACGAAGCGCGACAGTCTCAACAGTACGCGGCCGCCTTCGAAACGGCCCGCAGCATTCAGGTGGGTTTGCTTCCGCAGCAGCTTCCGACGGTTCCGGGCTACCGCATGGCGGCGCTCTGGCAGCCGGCCGAATTTGTGAGCGGCGACTACTACGACTGGCTGCAGCTTCCGGACGGGCGGCTGGCGATCGTTGTTGGCGATGTCAGCGGGCATGGCATCGGCGCGGCACTGCTGATGGCGTCGGTCCGGGCGATGCTGCACGTTCTTGTGCGAACTCACTCGACGCCCGAGGCGATTTTGGCGCTCCTCCACGAGGGACTGGTCGCCGATCTGCGCGACAGCCGGTTTATTACGCTGGTGATGGCGACAGTCGACCCGGTTTCGCACGCGGTGCGGTTCGCGAACGCCGGCCATGCACCGGCACTCCATTACCGGGCCGCAACCGATGAGTTTGTCCGGCTGCAGGCGACGAGCCTGCCGATCGGCTTCCCGCAGATCGAGCTGCCGCCCATCGACAATCGGTTGTCGCTGGAACCGGGAGATCTGCTGCTCCTGGGAACTGACGGCATCGTTGAAGTGTCCAATGCCGCGGGCGACCTGTTCCGGACGGAGCGTCTGATGGACCTCGTACGCCGGCACCGCCGGGGAGGGCCACAGCATCTGGCCCGGATGATTGGCGAGACTATTCAGGATTTCCACGGCAAGCCGCTGCTGCCTGATGACTGCACGCTGGTCGTGCTGGAGCGCCAGGCGGATTCCCCGACAGCCGTGTAACAACGTCGGTCCAAGACGGCGTCAGGTAGCCGGGACTGGACCGAAGGCGAGCCCCGGTCCGTGGGGATCCGGGGCAGCGCGAAGCCGTTCCTGCCCCGGTCGCCCGCCGTGCGGAGAGGTGGCCGGAGACTTTCTCCAAATCTCCAGGGATCGCTATTTGTCGCGGCCGACGCAAGCCACCTGGGAACTTGAACAAAATTCTGAAAGTTGATGCGTAACTTGTCAGATGGAGCGCACAATCCCTTCAGGGACATCCCCGAAGGTTGCGATTTTGTGTTCAATGACAAGTGCGTGACGTGAGAATCGCGACGGCTTGAGGAAACCCCTTGACATTCCGATTGCTCCGGGGTTACCGTCAACCCATCCATGAGTGCTGTTGTGTAAATTTTGCAATCTGGTTTTGAATCGAACCTGCCCCAGAGACTTGCCCGTAAACAATCAGTCGAGAGTCCGTTCGAGCCGGGTTTCGGCGGAACGGACGACCTGCCTGTGATTGACCCGCACTGCGACAGGATTCTCCCAACCGCCGTCGTCGGCATTCTTCGGGAGCGGTTCCTGTCCGCAATTCACTGTCTGAAGAGAACGCTGTCGATGGTCACCCTGCGTTGCAGGGACGACGCGGTCCCACAAGATCTTTCTGCGTTTCGTTTTCCGGGAGCTCGTGGTCATGAGCGAAAGCTGCAATCCGCGTCATTTTTCGCGGCTCAACCGCCGAGGTTTTCTGTCGGTTGGTGCGCTGGCCGGGGCGGGCCTGACGCTGCCGAATCTGCTCCGGATGGAGCAGGCGCGAGCCGACCTGAAGGATTACAAGAACTTCGAAGGGACGGCGAAGTCGATCATCCATATCTTCCTGCCGGGCGGCATCGCCCATCAGGAGTCGTTCGATCCGAAGCCGCATGCGCCGATCGAGTATCGGGGCGAGATGAAGCAGGTTGCGACGAAGATTTCGGGCGAGTACTTCGGCGAAACGCTCGCGAAGACTGCCGACGTCGCGGACAAGCTCTGCGTGATCCGTTCGATGACGCACGGCGAAGCGGCTCATGAGCGCGGCACGCACAACATGTTTACGGGCTATCGCCCGAGTCCGGCGCTGGTGTTCCCGAGCATCGGGTCGGTGGTCAGCCACGAATACGGTCCGCGGAACAATCTGCCGCCCTACGTCTGCATCCCCAACATGCCGAACGAATACGCCGGCAGCGGGTACCTGAGCAGCGCGTTCGCTCCGTTCAGCCTGGGCAGCGATCCCGCCTCGAACGGCTACAAAGTCCGGGACCTGTCGCTCCCGAACGGCGTGGATGACAGCCGGTTCGCCACGCGGCGGAATGCGCTGGACGCCGTCAACGCTCACTTCCAGAAGAAGGAGAAGTCGGACGACCTGAAG harbors:
- the argB gene encoding acetylglutamate kinase; this encodes MSPLPHFDNDAVRKADVLLEALNWIRRFRGRHVVIKLGGSVMEEQEAVRAFLTDVIFMEAVGMRPILVHGGGKAINAAMAGAGIEPRFVQGRRYTDDATLEIVAKVLAGDICQSLVDEIIRQGGDAVGLHFDTLNCLKGRKLMLPGSDGAPLDLGRVGEVTDIDRDLLLMTCREGRIPVLPSVALDEQGGKLNVNADTAAAAVARMIQAEKLVFLSDVPGIFLDRKDPSTLQSHLNAARCRELIRDGIIDAGMVPKVEAALEALEAGVGKVHIIDARIPHSVLLEIYSNQGIGTEIVR
- a CDS encoding PP2C family protein-serine/threonine phosphatase — its product is MAVSAGRPAGLARRSAAGDPRNGERLAVRSHCVVSEHGATPPCDSLYAVSSPFGPAGPRLAVGVPTFMEAIVTKRTVLADRVAALHKLLSVALDLAAVQDLDRILELVTNGVCDAVDCERASLFLYDDERIELFTRITTELEIAEIRHSADQGIAGWVARHGQLTNVPHPPSDPRWNAGFDRQTGFTTRNILAVPIMSDVDSRLLGVLQLLNKAGDGFDSFDEQLIQVFAGHAATALERRRLLDEARQSQQYAAAFETARSIQVGLLPQQLPTVPGYRMAALWQPAEFVSGDYYDWLQLPDGRLAIVVGDVSGHGIGAALLMASVRAMLHVLVRTHSTPEAILALLHEGLVADLRDSRFITLVMATVDPVSHAVRFANAGHAPALHYRAATDEFVRLQATSLPIGFPQIELPPIDNRLSLEPGDLLLLGTDGIVEVSNAAGDLFRTERLMDLVRRHRRGGPQHLARMIGETIQDFHGKPLLPDDCTLVVLERQADSPTAV
- a CDS encoding DUF1501 domain-containing protein translates to MSESCNPRHFSRLNRRGFLSVGALAGAGLTLPNLLRMEQARADLKDYKNFEGTAKSIIHIFLPGGIAHQESFDPKPHAPIEYRGEMKQVATKISGEYFGETLAKTADVADKLCVIRSMTHGEAAHERGTHNMFTGYRPSPALVFPSIGSVVSHEYGPRNNLPPYVCIPNMPNEYAGSGYLSSAFAPFSLGSDPASNGYKVRDLSLPNGVDDSRFATRRNALDAVNAHFQKKEKSDDLKAMDTFYDRAYSLISSQPAREAFDLEKEPAEIRDAYGRNTAGARMLLARRLVQSGVRLVNLTYGGWDMHNQIVGGFKNQMPAFDQAFAMLIKDLEQTGLLKETLVMVSSEFGRTPKINGNAGRDHYPKVFSVVLAGGGVKAGYIHGSSNSTASEPEEKAMGPEDLFTTAYHCLGIVADKELMAPGDRPIEIVDGGSVVKEILA